The Trachemys scripta elegans isolate TJP31775 chromosome 6, CAS_Tse_1.0, whole genome shotgun sequence genome includes a window with the following:
- the SMIM15 gene encoding small integral membrane protein 15, with amino-acid sequence MVEKMFDIKAWAEYVVEWAAKDPYGFLTTVILALTPLFLASAVLSWKLAKMIEAREREQKKKQKRQENIAKAKRTKRD; translated from the coding sequence ATGGTAGAAAAGATGTTTGATATCAAAGCGTGGGCTGAATATGTTGTGGAATGGGCTGCGAAGGACCCATATGGCTTTCTTACCACTGTGATCTTGGCTCTTACACCATTGTTCCTAGCAAGTGCAGTGCTATCATGGAAACTGGCAAAAATGATTGAGGCCAGGGAGCGAGAGCAAAAGAAGAAACAGAAACGCCAGGAAAATATTGCAAAAGCCAAACGAACAAAGAGAGATTAA